In a genomic window of Chiloscyllium plagiosum isolate BGI_BamShark_2017 chromosome 51, ASM401019v2, whole genome shotgun sequence:
- the LOC122544690 gene encoding GA-binding protein subunit beta-1-like isoform X1, translated as MSLVDLGKRLLEAARKGQDDEVRTLMANGAPFTTDWLGTSPLHLAAQYGHYSTAEVLLRAGVSRDARTKVDRTPLHMAAAEGHASIVELLIRNNADINAKDMLKMTALHWAVEHDHREVVEILLKYGADVHALSKFDKNAFDIALDKHNPELVGILQEAMQNQVNTNPERTNSVAVATPQFIIAPAGVMNLSGLVSSTSTKTTSGESGVSTVQYGNSTTSVLATLAALAEASGPLSNSPRSTGATEEVVTADSVDSAIQQVVGSGGQRVITIVTDGGVQLGNLPAGINTGQPFIVTMQDGQQVLTLPTTHVEEETVITEEMPAKKECLEEVLNHSESIEKDTNDCLERELLQKQLHEANRKAQEYRQQLMKKEQEAEEYRMRLEAIARLHTTAEEITVVEEVTDDGTGTVITMAAELEGPETTVETMEQPTDMATETVTS; from the exons ATGTCCCTGGTGGATTTGGGGAAGAGGTTGTTGGAGGCCGCTCGAAAAGGACAGGATGATGAGGTGCGAACACTAATGGCAAATGGTGCTCCCTTCACTACAGATTGG CTGGGCACATCTCCTCTTCATCTTGCAGCCCAGTACGGTCATTATTCAACAGCAGAAGTCCTCCTCCGGGCCGGAGTTAGTCGGGACGCCCGAACCAAAGTTGACAGGACACCACTGCACATGGCAGCAGCTGAGGGCCATGCAAGCATTGTGGAGCTCTTGATCAGG AACAATGCAGATATAAATGCTAAGGACATGCTGAAGATGACTGCTTTGCACTGGGCAGTGGAACATGACCATCGCGAGGTGGTGGAGATTTTGTTAAAATATGGAGCAGATGTTCATGCTTTGAGCAAATTTGACAAAAATGCCTTTGATATCGCCCTTGACAAGCACAATCCTGAATTGGTGGGAATATTGCAG GAAGCCATGCAGAATCAAGTGAACACAAATCCAGAGAGGACAAATTCAGTCGCTGTCGCCACACCACAGTTCATCATTGCGCCTGCAGGAGTGATGAACCTCTCAGGACTGGTTTCTTCAACATCTACCAAAACAACCTCAG GTGAATCTGGTGTATCCACAGTACAGTATGGTAACTCCACAACCTCAGTACTGGCTACGCTGGCTGCTTTAGCTGAAGCTTCAGGGCCACTCTCAAATTCACCCCGAAGTACAG GTgcaacagaggaagtggtgactgCAGACTCGGTCGACTCGGCGATTCAGCAGGTCGTAGGCAGTGGAGGTCAGAGGGTTATCACCATAGTGACGGACGGTGGGGTGCAGCTGGGTAACCTTCCAGCGGGCATTAACACTGGCCAGCCATTCATTGTGACCATGCAGGATGGACAGCAAG TTTTGACCCTCCCAACCACCCATGTTGAGGAAGAGACAGTCATCACTGAAGAAATGCCAGCAAAGAAAGAGTGTCTGGAAGAAGTCCTGAATCATTCCGAATCAATAGAGAAG GACACGAATGACTGCTTGGAGAGGGAACTACTTCAAAAGCAGCTCCACGAAGCAAACCGGAAAGCTCAGGAGTACCGGCAGCAGCTGATGAAGAAGGAACAGGAAGCAGAGGAGTACCGCATGAGACTGGAGGCTATTGCAAGGCTCCACACCACAGCTGAGGAGATCACTGTTGTAGAGGAGGTCACAGATGATGGCACTGGCACGGTGATCACTATGGCAGCAGAGCTGGAAGGTCCTGAGACCACGGTGGAAACAATGGAACAGCCTACTGACATGGCGACAGAAACAGTGACTTCGTAA
- the LOC122544690 gene encoding GA-binding protein subunit beta-1-like isoform X2, with the protein MSLVDLGKRLLEAARKGQDDEVRTLMANGAPFTTDWLGTSPLHLAAQYGHYSTAEVLLRAGVSRDARTKVDRTPLHMAAAEGHASIVELLIRNNADINAKDMLKMTALHWAVEHDHREVVEILLKYGADVHALSKFDKNAFDIALDKHNPELVGILQEAMQNQVNTNPERTNSVAVATPQFIIAPAGVMNLSGLVSSTSTKTTSGATEEVVTADSVDSAIQQVVGSGGQRVITIVTDGGVQLGNLPAGINTGQPFIVTMQDGQQVLTLPTTHVEEETVITEEMPAKKECLEEVLNHSESIEKDTNDCLERELLQKQLHEANRKAQEYRQQLMKKEQEAEEYRMRLEAIARLHTTAEEITVVEEVTDDGTGTVITMAAELEGPETTVETMEQPTDMATETVTS; encoded by the exons ATGTCCCTGGTGGATTTGGGGAAGAGGTTGTTGGAGGCCGCTCGAAAAGGACAGGATGATGAGGTGCGAACACTAATGGCAAATGGTGCTCCCTTCACTACAGATTGG CTGGGCACATCTCCTCTTCATCTTGCAGCCCAGTACGGTCATTATTCAACAGCAGAAGTCCTCCTCCGGGCCGGAGTTAGTCGGGACGCCCGAACCAAAGTTGACAGGACACCACTGCACATGGCAGCAGCTGAGGGCCATGCAAGCATTGTGGAGCTCTTGATCAGG AACAATGCAGATATAAATGCTAAGGACATGCTGAAGATGACTGCTTTGCACTGGGCAGTGGAACATGACCATCGCGAGGTGGTGGAGATTTTGTTAAAATATGGAGCAGATGTTCATGCTTTGAGCAAATTTGACAAAAATGCCTTTGATATCGCCCTTGACAAGCACAATCCTGAATTGGTGGGAATATTGCAG GAAGCCATGCAGAATCAAGTGAACACAAATCCAGAGAGGACAAATTCAGTCGCTGTCGCCACACCACAGTTCATCATTGCGCCTGCAGGAGTGATGAACCTCTCAGGACTGGTTTCTTCAACATCTACCAAAACAACCTCAG GTgcaacagaggaagtggtgactgCAGACTCGGTCGACTCGGCGATTCAGCAGGTCGTAGGCAGTGGAGGTCAGAGGGTTATCACCATAGTGACGGACGGTGGGGTGCAGCTGGGTAACCTTCCAGCGGGCATTAACACTGGCCAGCCATTCATTGTGACCATGCAGGATGGACAGCAAG TTTTGACCCTCCCAACCACCCATGTTGAGGAAGAGACAGTCATCACTGAAGAAATGCCAGCAAAGAAAGAGTGTCTGGAAGAAGTCCTGAATCATTCCGAATCAATAGAGAAG GACACGAATGACTGCTTGGAGAGGGAACTACTTCAAAAGCAGCTCCACGAAGCAAACCGGAAAGCTCAGGAGTACCGGCAGCAGCTGATGAAGAAGGAACAGGAAGCAGAGGAGTACCGCATGAGACTGGAGGCTATTGCAAGGCTCCACACCACAGCTGAGGAGATCACTGTTGTAGAGGAGGTCACAGATGATGGCACTGGCACGGTGATCACTATGGCAGCAGAGCTGGAAGGTCCTGAGACCACGGTGGAAACAATGGAACAGCCTACTGACATGGCGACAGAAACAGTGACTTCGTAA